The Clostridia bacterium genome contains the following window.
TCCGTGATGTATTCGAAAGCGCGGTCATTGAACCATTCATATCCTCATACTTGCGGGGAATGACCCCCAACCCTTGCATTACCTGTAATATTAAAATCAAATTTGAAGCCTTGTTGAAACGTGCTTTGAGCCTGGGTATGGAATACCTAGCTACCGGTCATTATGCCCGAATTCAATATCAGCCCCAGGCCCAGAGGTACTGGCTATTGCGGGGAATTGATAAAACCAAGGACCAAAGCTATGTTCTTTACGGTTTCAAGCAGGAGCAACTGGCTCATGTTTGGTTGCCGCTTGGGAGCCTCAGTAAAAAGAAAACCCGAGAAATTGCCGAGGAGGCGAAGCTGCCGGTAGCCCAAAAAAAAGAGAGTCAGGAGATTTGTTTTGTTACCGAAGGTGATTACCGTAAGTTCTTGTGTCGGAGAGCGGGAGACAAGATTTACCCCGGACCTTTTATTGATGCTGAAGGACAGATAGTAGGCCGGCACCGTGGCCTAGCCTATTATACCATCGGGCAAAGACGGGGCTTGGGGCTGTCGTTGGGGTACCCTGCTTATGTGATCGACATGAGGCCGGATCTCAATGCCGTGGTAGTAGGGCCCAAAGAACTCTTGTACCGCCGGAGTTTGATTGCTTGCCAGAACAACTTCATCGCCTTGGGAAAGTTAGAAAGTGAGCTTAAGGCTGAGGTTCAGATTCGTTATCGTTCGCCGGCAGTTCCTGCGCTTCTTGAACCACAAGGCCAAGATAGGGTAAAAGTAACTTTTGAAAAACCCCAACGGGCAATCACTCCTGGCCAATCGGTGGTGTATTACCGTGGCGATGTAGTCCTTGGCGGTGGCATAATTGAAAGCTAGGTGTAATTTGCGTCGGTCCAGGTGATAATAGATAGGAGGGGTTAGAGAGGTGCAGCAGCTTGAATGTTGGTCGCAAACTGGTAGGCCGACCTGTTATCCTGCAGGAAACAGGCGCCAAAGTGGGTCGAATAAAAGATGTAATCTATGATCCAAATGAGCGCAGGATACTGGGCCTAAAAGTTGAGCAGGACGGCCTTTGGCCCCGGGTGGTTTTGGTGCCATGGTATCTTGTTAGAGTTGATAACGACGCAGTGCTGGTCGAGTCGGATAATATATCCGAAGCTAGATTGGGAACTGAAGCTAGTGCTATAAGCGAGTTGGTGGGAGCGCCGGTGGTAACGGAAACTGGACAGCAAGTTGGCAATGTAGCCGATGTGGTGTTCACCAAGTCGTGGGATAAGGTTGAAGGGGTTGAGCTGAGCGAGGGGGTAATCCCTGACTTCATAGATGGACGCAATATTGTTTTGCAAGACAACATTGTGGCATGGGGGAAAGATGGAATAGTAGTCCATGGCGCGCTGGTGCCGGAACAGGAGGAGAAGCGGTGAATTGTCCCAATTGTGGGAGTAGCGAGGTGGGGAAAATAGGTCTGCAACAGTACTACTGTTGGAATTGTATGGTTGAGTACAACGATAAGCGAGAGGTTTTTGCCATCAATGAGGATGGATCGTTAGAACATGTTCAGATAGACAGTTGAGGAGGTGAAGTAGTTGGCAACGCGCGGGTTTTGGAATGGGATAATAACTGGCGGCTTGCTGGGTATTGTAGTGGGTGCATTCGTTTTTTCTAAGCGAGGATCCATGGTTTTCTCTCTCCCCGAACGGACCAGGGAAATGGCCCAAGATGCCAAGTGAACCATTATGGGGTTTCTCAAGAAATAAGGGTGGTAACCCCTTTGAGAAGTCGCCGGGCGAGAATGGCAGTACTGCTTTGCTTAGGGATTGGCCTCGGCGCCTTTTTATACTTCGCTCGGGGCATGATTACACCATTCGGTTTAGCTCTGATTATGAGCTACATTCTTAACCCAGCAGTCACAGCCGTGGAAAAAAGAGGGTATTCGCGAGCCTGGGCGATTAGCTTGGTGTACTTCGGACTTTTCGGTGTTGTCCTTGCCTTGGCAGGAGTGGGAGTTCCTGTACTTTTACGAGAGCTAGGAAGCCTTGCTGATACTCTTCCCCGGTACACCCAAGAGATAAGCAACAGGATCAGCCTACTCCGAGTCAATTTTCAACAAATTGCTCTTCCTGGTAACCTACATTTAACCATAATCGGTTCCCTTGAATTGCTTGAAGCCAGCCTTCTAGGGGAGCTAAAGGGGATTTCCGATGCTCTGATTGGACTAATTGGTTACTTGCCTGATTTGCTGTTGGCACCATTTTTAGCCTTTTACTTTCTGGCTGACTGGACTAACTTAGGCAGGGGTATTATTAATTTTCTTCCCGTAGGATGGCGACCGGAAATTAAAGAGGTGCTTGGCCAGATCGATACGGCTTTGACCGGGTTTATCCGGGGGAATCTTCTAGTCAGCTTATTAGTCGGTACCTTAACTGGTTTTGGTTTAGCTTTAGTGGGGGTCAAATACTCTCTGTTGCTGGGGTTGATTATGCTTTTAATGGACTTGGTACCTTACCTGGGGCCATTTCTAGGGGCTATTCCGGCTATTCTAATAGGCCTGCTTGATTCATGGCAAAGGG
Protein-coding sequences here:
- a CDS encoding AI-2E family transporter, with the translated sequence MRSRRARMAVLLCLGIGLGAFLYFARGMITPFGLALIMSYILNPAVTAVEKRGYSRAWAISLVYFGLFGVVLALAGVGVPVLLRELGSLADTLPRYTQEISNRISLLRVNFQQIALPGNLHLTIIGSLELLEASLLGELKGISDALIGLIGYLPDLLLAPFLAFYFLADWTNLGRGIINFLPVGWRPEIKEVLGQIDTALTGFIRGNLLVSLLVGTLTGFGLALVGVKYSLLLGLIMLLMDLVPYLGPFLGAIPAILIGLLDSWQRAVWALAVVVVVQQIESTILAPKILGNTTGLHPLTVIFALLLGAHWW
- a CDS encoding PRC-barrel domain-containing protein — protein: MNVGRKLVGRPVILQETGAKVGRIKDVIYDPNERRILGLKVEQDGLWPRVVLVPWYLVRVDNDAVLVESDNISEARLGTEASAISELVGAPVVTETGQQVGNVADVVFTKSWDKVEGVELSEGVIPDFIDGRNIVLQDNIVAWGKDGIVVHGALVPEQEEKR
- the mnmA gene encoding tRNA 2-thiouridine(34) synthase MnmA, yielding MVAMSGGVDSSTAAFLLKEAGHEVVGVTLEIWPQDAPLPAGEVGCCSLRAVEDARKVANHIGIPHYVFNFRDVFESAVIEPFISSYLRGMTPNPCITCNIKIKFEALLKRALSLGMEYLATGHYARIQYQPQAQRYWLLRGIDKTKDQSYVLYGFKQEQLAHVWLPLGSLSKKKTREIAEEAKLPVAQKKESQEICFVTEGDYRKFLCRRAGDKIYPGPFIDAEGQIVGRHRGLAYYTIGQRRGLGLSLGYPAYVIDMRPDLNAVVVGPKELLYRRSLIACQNNFIALGKLESELKAEVQIRYRSPAVPALLEPQGQDRVKVTFEKPQRAITPGQSVVYYRGDVVLGGGIIES